A window of Chryseobacterium aquaeductus genomic DNA:
ATAATAATAAGAGGATATTTAGTAGTTTTTTCATGAAGACTTTAAAAGGTAGCAAAAGTAGTGTAAAATATTTACAACTCAAATAAATACACATTTCCACCTTCACTTTTATCTTTTTCATCGGCAATCAACAACGTTTTATCATCAACAAAAACAACGGCTTCTTTTTGTGAATTATGATCGAGAGAAATTTTCTGAATTTTAGTTGAGCCGAAATCATTCGCCGAAAATCCCGATAAAACGTGGATATTCTTATGCGTCAGCAAGACAATCTGATTCTTATAATTAATTGAAGCTGAAGTAATTGCAGCATCATCGTAACCTCCTTCCAGTTTCAGTTTACCAACTAATTTCGCTTCAAAATCTCCATCTTTATTAGGAATCTGGAATACCAGAAAAGTTCCGTCAAAACCTTTGCTTCTGTTTTTGGTGAAAAGATAAAAATTGCCGTCTTTCTCTACAAAAGCTTCACAATCGTACAGTAAATTTGATTTCTTTGGCGGAAACTCAGTTTGTCCTTCGTAGTGAAATTTCGTTGTCTGAATGACTTTTGTCGACTTCTGAGAATCAGTTTTTAAATCTAATTTTAAAATAGAAAGATTCTGTCTGTCATTTTCGTTATTTCCGAAATCACCAACATAGATATTTCCGGCTGCATCTTTAGTAATGTCTTCCCAATCGTTGTTTTCAGCGTTTTCTACCAGGACATCCGTCGTGAGCTCGCCTTGTCGGTTCAATCCGTAGACTACATTTTTATTTCCTGCATCTTCGATTGCCCAAATGGTTTTCTGATCTTGCGAAAGAGCAATTCCTGAAACTTCTTTTAGTTTTTTGGGTAGAGAAAATTCGACCTTCAAATTATTGTCTTGTGACTGAGTATTTTCAGTTTTGGGATTGCATGATACGAAAAGTAACGTTGAAATCGTAAAAAGAATATTCATTTTCATTGGTTATAATTTAAAAGTTTTGCTTGCTCCCAAAGTTCGTCCATTTCTTCCAAATTCATATCAGATAATTTTAAATCTGCCTCAGCTGCAAGTTGTTCCATTTTCTGGAATCTTGAAATGAATTTAAGATTGGTTCTCTCCAAAGCTGAATCCGGATTTAACCCTGAAATTCTTGCATAATTGATTAACGAAAAAAATACATCGCCTAATTCAAGTTCTTTTTTATCTAAATTGGTTTCATCATGAAATTCCTGAATCTCTTCATCTACTTTTTTCCACGCATCTTCGGCATCGTGAAATTCAAAACCAATTCCTTTTACTTTATCCTGAATTCTGTAAGCTTTCACCATACTTGGCAATCCTTTTGGAACTCCGCCCAAAATAGATTTATTACCTTCTTTAAGCTTGAGTTTTTCCCAGTTTTGTTTTACTTCTTCTTCATCCTTCACTTCAACATCGCCATAAATATGAGGATGGCGGAAAATTAGTTTTTCATTCAGAGAATTGATGACATCGGCAATATCAAAACTTTCTTTCTCCGAACCTATTTTAGCATAAAAAACCAAATGCAGAAGTACATCACCGAGTTCTTTTTTAATTTCAGTTAAATCTTCCTGCAAAAGTGCATCAGAAAGCTCGTACGTTTCTTCCAACGTCAAATGACGAAGTGTCTGAAGCGTCTGTTTCTGATCCCACGGACATTTTTCACGAAGATCATCCATAATATCTAAAAGTCTTCCAAAAGCTTCGAGTTTTTCCTGTCTGGTGTTCATAATTGAGAATTAAAAAGTGTTGCAAATTTAGTGGTAATTTTCAGAGTTTCCGCAAAAGGACATAGGAAATGAAAGCGTTAAAAAAATAAGCGATACGAACGTTAAAAAAATTCTACTGTCTGAAGAGCGAGACCACTTTTAAACCGAAGAAATAATTTTGAAATCGCGCAAGTTTTAGAATTTTTAGTGAGTATCGATTATTTTTAGCCTTTCAGTTCCAAGTCTTGAACTTTTGTTTCTTTTGTTTCAAGACAAAAGAAATAAAAAAAACCTCATCATCGCTGATAAGGTTTTGTATAAATTCAGATAAACTAATTATCCCATTTTTCTGTGTGTACTTTTTGTAGCTGCTTTTGCTCCTGAGCTTGCTTTTACCTTTGGAGTTGCAGGTTTGTCAGCTTTTGGAGCTGCTTTTTTCGGAGCTGCTTTTTCTGCGGTGATGTCACCTTCAGTGCTTTCTCCTTCTAAAGTTTCAGGCTCTGCTTTTACAAAGCTTTCCGGCGTAATGTAACCAGCTTTGTGAAGAATATTGTACCATTGAGCCAATTTTTTGATGTCAGAAAAATACACTCTTTCTGTATCATAATTTGGAAGAGATGCTCCCATAAATTCTCTCAACTCATCTTCTGTAGATTTGTGAGAAATCGTTTCTTTGTACTCGTAGTTTTTTGCTATATTTTCAAAAACTTCAAATAATGGAACTTCTTTGTCGAATGTAAACATTGCAATATTATCCAACAAACTCACTTGGCTTGAGTTACCGATGCTTACTTTCTTTTTTGTTGTAACGTCTTCAATAATAAATCCGTTTTTCAATTGCGAAACTAATTTGTAAAGACCTGGTTTACCAGAAATCGAAATTATTTTTTCTAACAGCATAATCTTATTTTTTTAAATTTTAGCAATTTGCTCAAGACAAACTGCGCTTTATTATTTATTTATTTTCTACTTAATTACTTAGGAAATCTCATTTTATAGTTGATTGATACATCACCTTGAGAGATTTTCACCAATTTACCTTTTACCAGTTTTTTCTTTAATGAGCTCAAATGATCGGTAAACAGCGTGCCTTCTATATGATCATATTCATGCTGAATTACACGGGCTCTAATATCGGAAAAAGTTTCTGTATGCTTCACAAAATTTTCGTCAAAATATTCTATAACGATGGTACTTTTTCTTTTTACATCTTCTCTCACATCAGGAATCGAAAGACAGCCTTCATTAAACTTCCACTCTTCACCAGATTCTTCAAGAATCTGAGCGTTGATGAATACTTTTTTGAAATCTTTCAGTTCTTCAGCAATATCTTCGTAGTCTTCGTCTTCTGCCAAAGGAGTGACATCGACGATGAACATACGGATATCTAGCCCAATTTGTGGTGCTGCAAGACCGATACCATTGGCACTGTACATGGTCTCAAACATATTGTCGATGAGTTCCTGCAAACCAGGATAATCTTTATCTATATCTTTTCCTACTTTTCTCAAAACAGGATCTCCAAAGGCTCTAATTGGTAAAATCATCTTGTTCTTAGTTCTAAAAAATTCTGCAATATAATAGTTGCACTTACTTTATCTATCAATCCTTTCTCTTGTCTCTGTTTTTTACTTTTCCCACTTTGCGAGATAAAAAACGAAGCCATTTTTGATGTAAATCTCTCATCCAAACGGTGGATCTCAATGTCGGGAAATTCTTTACTGAAAAGTTCTAAAAATTTCAGAATATCAGTTTCCACCTCAGAAAGATTTCCCCGCAAATCAACCGGCAGACCTACTACCAAGTCTTCTACTTTGTTTTCATTGAAATATTTTTTCAAAAATTCCATCAAAAACTTTGTTTCTACGGTAGGTAATCCGCTTGCAATAATCCTCATGTCATCGGTTACCGCAATGCCACAACGAGCCTTTCCGTAGTCTATCGCAAGGATTTGTCCCATAAGTCTGCAAATTTAAGAAATTTTAATGATTTTACTCATAACGCAGCTTTTTTTATAAAATGATGTTTCATTCCACAATTTTTTTTTATAATTTTATTTATCCAAAATAAAAATTATGAAGAATCTCATCTTGGTAAGACATGCAAAAAGCGATTGGCCCGAAGAAATGGAAGACTTTGACAGACCTCTGGCAGACAAAGGTTTACAAGACGCAATCAAAATGTCTAAGTTTCTAAAAAGTAAAAATATTTTGATTGATCAATTCGTTTCCAGTCCTGCTGTGAGAGCACTAAATACATGCAAGATTTTTAATCAAACCTATCGATTAGATTTAACTACCAACGATAAGCTGTACAATCCTTCTGAAAATAATTTTAATTCTGTAATTTACGATTTGGATGATAAAGTAAATTCTGTGGCTTTATTTTCTCACAACAATGGCATTTCAAATTTTGCGAATTATATTACCGACCATATTTTTCATTTTTCAACGTGCGGTGTTGCAGGTTTTGAAGTTGACTGCAAATCCTGGTCAGAATTTGATGGTGCGAAGAAAAAGTTTTTGTTTTATTATGAGCCTAATAAGATTTAATTGAGATAAATATTTGTTGAATATTTTCGAGTTTAAAACATTCAATTAAGATCTTTTATGAGAATGTTTTTGAAAATGAAAGAAGTATGAGTTTTGGCTAAAGCCATTTGTTGGGATTAAAAGAAAAAACGGGCTAAGAGCCCGTTTCTACTGATATCTAAAAGGTGTACATTATTTAAAATTACTTTCTCTTCAAATCTAAATCATCAAAATCAAAACTAAAATCTGTGATATCTGAAATCGCTTTCATCTTTGCAGATTCTGCTTTTCCTTTTTCGTCATAACTGAAAATAATGTATGCATCGGCATCGTAACTTCTGTCGTCCCATTTAACTATAAATGAATTATTTGAATAAGGATGCAATTCACCTTTTAATCTCGGTGAGTTTTTACAAGAAATTCTATACGTATTTCCTTGCTGAGTAATTTCTACGTCGCCAAACCAGATATCATTGTATTTACCTGTAAATTGTTCTGCTTTTGGCTGAAGGTTTTTATCTTTTTTAAATGCATCTGACTTTGTGAAAGCTTCTTTCTTTTGTTTTTCATATTCAGCGTTGGCTTTTGACATTCTTTCATCGTAAGTTTTCAGCCAATTTCTGTCTGAAATACCTAAATAAGAATCCTTCAAAGTATTCGTAATTGTGTTGAAAGCTGCTCCTGATTGTTGATTGGTTAAAACTATAATTCCCAATTTCATATCCGGAATGAGAGTAAACTGAGTTACGGTTCCAATCAATCCGCCTGTATGCTGAACTTGCTTATGACCTTTAATATCACTTAAAAACCAACCCAATCCGTAACCATAAAAACCCGTATCATAAGGATTTTTCATCGTAACCGGACTTGCAATCTGCAAATTCCAAAGCTGCTGAATTTGTTTATCTGAAACTAATTTCGTTCCGTCTTTGGTCGTAAATCCATTAAGAAGAAATTCTGCCCAGGTCGTCATATCCTTAATGTTACTCATAATTCCGCCAGCTGCATTGGCTGTTTCGTTCCAGTCGTGAGGAACGGCGATTACTTTTCCGTCTGCCGGTGCGTGAGCATCGATTTTGTTGGCAATAGATTTCGCTCTGCTGTAACTTCCGAAACTTGAATTCATTCCGACAGGTTTCATTATTTTTTGCTCAATAAATTCTGCCCACGTCAAACCGGAAACTCTGTGAATTACTTCTCCTGCAACAATAAACATTACATTATTGTAATCTAAAGTTGTTCTGAAAGGATTTTCGGGTTTTAAATATCTTACGTTATGAACAATGTCGTTCACTGTTAAGCTTCCACCTTCTGGGAAGAACATTAAATCGCCTTGTCCCAAACCTAATCCGGCTCTGTGCGTTACTAAATCTTTAATGGTTACATTTTGAGAAACATATGCATCATTCATCTGAAATTCGGGGATGTATTTTGAAACTTTATCGTCCCAGTTCAATTTTCCTTCATCTGCTAAAATTGCCAAGGCAGTACAAGTAAATGCTTTAGAGTTGGAAGCAATTCCTACTAAAGTTGTATCATCCATAGGCTGTTTAGACGTTAAAGAACGAACACCGAAACCTTTAGAATAAATAATTTTACCGTCTTTGATTACTCCGACAGACATTCCCGGAACATCGAATGTTTTTAAGGTATTTTGGATCAATTCGTCCAGCTTTTTTTCTTCAACCTGAGCGAAGGTGATAAAAGAGACTAGAACAAAGAATAGAGATAGCTTTTGCTTCATTTTTTTAATTTTTTCAAAGTTAATCAATTCGGGATTATTGAGTAAATTTGCATCTCAAAAGAAATTTTCATTTAACAATGACCAAAATCCTTCTTCTTTCCGATTCCCATTCATACATTGATGATCGAATTTTAGATTATGCAAAACAAGCTGATGAAATTTGGCATTGTGGAGATTTTGGAAATTTTGAAATCATTGAACAATTAGAAAAAATAAAACCGCTAAAAGGTGTTTACGGAAATATTGACGGAGCAAAAATCCGTTCAGAATTCCCTGAAGTGAAACGTTTTTTTTGCGAAAATGTAGAAGTTTTAATGATTCACATCGGTGGTTATCCTGGGAAATACACACCGTTAGCTCAAAAAGAAATTTCTGAAAAAACGCCGAAGTTATTTATTTCAGGGCATTCTCATATTCTGAAAGCGATGTTTGATCAGAAAAATAATCTTTTACATTTGAATCCGGGAGCTTGCGGAAAACAAGGTTGGCATAAAATGAGAACAATGATGCGGTTTGTGATTGATGGTGCGGAAATAAAAGATCTGGAAATAATTGAATTGGGAACAAAGATTAAATTATAATTGTTAAATTTCCAGAATATTTGTCATTACGAAGGATTCTAAATTCATTTTTTAAAAAAAAATCAAGTGCTGAGATTCCAACGGAATGACAAACTTTAAGTAGATATTTTGTTAGAAAATATATGAAAATAGGCGATAAAGTTTCGGTGGTGGATGAAGATTTGGGCGGAGTAATCACTTCGGTGAATGGAAATATCGTGGTTTTCAAAGATGAATATGGTTTTACTTATCAATATCCGAAAGAAAAACTGGTTCCGAAAAATGCTTCTATCTATGAAAATATGAAAGTTGTACAAAAAGCGGAACCAAGAAAGGTGACTTCTAAAAAACACGATAAAAACCCTTTAATTCTTGACTTGCATTTTCATAATTTAGTTAAAAATCCGAATGACTACGACAGTTTCGAGAGATTGTTTATGCAAAAAGAAAAACTCGTACAAACTATTAATTTTTGCAGAAAAAATCATTTGAAAAGACTTGAAATCGTACACGGAATTGGCGATGGCGTGCTTCAAAAATTAGTCTGGGACGTGCTTGAAAGCCAGACAGGTCTGGATTTTTACAACAAAGAAATACTTCATCATCAATCGGGTGCGGTAATGGTAGAATTTCACTAAATTTGCAGCAATTGATATATGAATTTACTTACTTTACTTTTTACCAAAGACGGACTGATCTATCAGATTTCCAAGAACAAAAATGTTTTGGAGGAGAAATCTTATCTCGTGAATGAAGAATCTCCCAACAATTTCATTGCCGACAAACTGGAGGAAGCTTTGCTAAAACAGAGATATGATGAAGTGTCTGTGATCTCAGCGCTTAATCATTTTACGTTGATGCCGGAAGGTTTTTCTGAACATGATGCAGGATATGATTTAATTTCCTTCAATGCGCCTGTTGACAAAGAAAATGAAGAGCTGATGCTTTCAGTAAATAAGAAATTTCATGTTCAGTTTTATTATACTTTTCCGAAAGATTTTTATCGCAAAATTAAAGATCTTTCAATTCCTGTGAGATTTAATTTCTCGGGAGAAAAGTTTTTAAACTCGATTCATAATAAGAACAAGAAAGAAATTCATATTAATCTTTATCATAATCAGTGCGAGTTTTTTGCCATTGATAACAAGAAAGTAATTTTATACAATAATCTGGATGTCAACTCGGAAGTAGACTTTCTTTATTTCGTGATGTTTACATTAAGCAAAATCGGTTTCGGAATCAATGACACCAACTTTTTTGTGTATGGCGAAACGACAGAAAATGAAACATTCATTTCAGAACTTCAGAAGTTTGTGAAGAACATAAAGATTGTTTTTGATAATATTCCGAATAAGAATTTCATCTTAAACTAGATTACAGGTTGCTGTATAAAGATTTATCTCTTCTGCTAACCTATAATCTAATACCTAAAACCTTAAAAAAATGTACAGAATAATTGCCGGCAAATGGAAAGCAAAAAAAATAGCAGCTCCCAAAAACTTTGACGTAAGACCAACGACCGATTTTGCGAAGGAAGCTTTGTTCAGCATCATCGAGAATAAATATGATATGCAGGCGAGCTCTGTGCTTGATCTTTTTGCGGGCATTGGTTCCATCACTTTCGAATTTGCTTCAAGAGGCTGCAAAGATTTAACATCGGTTGAACTGAATCCTAAACATACTTCATTTTTAAATTCTACCGCTGCCGAATTGGGATTTAGTCTGAATGTAAGTGTACAACGAGGTGATGTTTTTGACTGGCTTAAAAAATTCAGAAACAAAAAATCTTATGAAATCGTTTTTTCAGATGCGCCTTTCGAGACAGAAGAGAAAAAATATATGGAATTGATTTCTCTGGTTTTGAATAATAAATATCTAAAACCCAACGGAATTTTCATCGTGGAGCACCAAAGCAGAATGAAACTCGACCATCCCAACTTGATTGATACCAGAAAATACGGAAATATAATTTTTAGTTTTTTTGAACCAAATCAGGAGGAAACAACAGATTTAGAAGAAAATCTGAAAATAATAAAAATCAACCGAAAATAACTCCAAAAAGAAGAATAATCTCTGAGAATGTGATGTTGAAATTTAAAAAACAAAATAGAATTTAGATTTTGGCTGAAGCCAATTTTAACACTGCAAAAAAAACGGGCTAAAGCCAGTTTCTATTGATGGTAATCTTACTATAAAACCTTCAATTCCAAATCGATCGTTTTCCCAAAGAATTTTTTCGAGATTTTCTCGAAGTTTTTTGTAATATCTGAAAGATAAAACTTGTAAGTTGGTTTCGGGTTACTCGTATTGAGAAGATGATATTTATCTAAAATAATATTCAGATGATTGGCTACAATATTAGGAGAATCTATCACTCGCACACGATTTCCATAATATTGTTTGATTTCGTCAATCAACAATGGATAATGGGTACAGCCTAAAATAAGCGTTTCGATATTTTTCAGTTTTGCATTACTCAGATAATTATAAATAATTGAGTGTGTAATCGGATGATTTTTAAAACCTTCTTCAATAGCGGGAACCAATAATGGCGTTGCCAACTCATCTACCTTGATAAATTTGTTGTGCTTTCGGATGCTTTTCTTGTACAAACCGGAATTCACAGTAGCTTTCGTAGCAATCACTCCCACATTATTATGGATTTCGTAAGCCACTTTTTCGGCAACCGGATTGATGACGTCTATCACAGGAACTTTTCCGGCAACAGATTGCATAACCTCATTCAAAGCGTTTGCGGTTGCAGTGTTACAGGCAATAACAATGGCTTTACAGTTTTGCTCCAATAAGAAGTTGGTAATTTTCGTAGAATATTCTATAATCGCATCCTTAGATTTTTCGCCGTAAGGAAGATGTTTGGTATCTCCGAAATAAATGAGATCTTCATGGGGAAGAAGTCTTTTGATTTCTTTAGCAACCGTTAATCCACCCACACCACTATCAAAAATTCCGATAGGCTGTTGAGGTGAAAGATGCGAATAATTCTGTTTTTTAGTTTTCAAACGAAGTGAAATTTAGTGCAAAAATACTTAAAGATTTTAAATTGTAGATTTTAGTTTTCAGTTTTTTAAACCTGAAACAAATCTGAAGCAATTCCATCAGCCATAAACCAATGTTTTTCAGGAATTTTGAGGTGATTATTTTCTTTAATTAAAATTCCGTCAGCCATTTTCTGCTGAATTTCTTTATTAAATGTATCTAAAATTTCTTCTTTGAATTTATTTTTTAAACTTTCAAGATCTACGCCCCAAGTTGTTCTCAGTCCGATCATAATCATCTCGTTAAACTGATCTTTAGGCGAGAGTATTTCCGTTTCTTTGGCTAAAAGCTTGGAGTTTAATTTTTTAATATACTGCTGATTATTGGCAATATTCCAGCTTCTGACGTCAAATCCGTTATAAGAATGGGCTGACGGACCAATTCCTAAGTACTCATTATACTTCCAATACGCTGAATTGTGTCTCGAATGAAAACCTTCTTTCGCAAAATTTGAAATTTCATAATGCTGAAAACCGTGATCCCTTAGAAAATCAGTCATGTAATAAAATTCCCTATTCTGCTCTTCTTCTTTAGGAGTTGAGACTTTTCCGTTGGCAATCCAACTTTCAAGAGCGGTTTTTGGCTCGACAGTCAGTGCATAAGATGAAATATGCGGAACTTCTAATGCGATAGTTTTGTTTAAATTCTGCTTCCAGATTTCTAAATTGGAAGTTGGCGAACCATAAATTAAGTCAATACTTAAATTTTCAAATCCAAAATCCTGTGCTCTTTTGATCGAACCTTCAGCATCAGAAGCATTATGTACACGATTCATCAGTCTCAAATCTTCATCAAAGAAACTTTGTGTTCCAATCGACAGCCTATTTATTGGAGAATCTGACAATCGTTTTAAAAAGTTCTTATCTAAATCGTCCGGATTTGCCTCTAATGTAATTTCAATATCAGAATTAAAACTAAAATATTTTAAAACTTCATCGATCAATGACTTAATTTCGTCGCCGGAAAGTATAGAAGGTGTTCCTCCTCCGAAGTAAAGCGACTGCAAATTTTCGTTTTGAAGCTCATCTTTACGAAGAAAAATCTCTTTTTTCAATGCAGCAATCATTTCATCTTTAAAATTTAAAGAAGTTGAAAAGTGAAAATTGCAATAGCTGCACTTCTGCTTGCAGAAAGGAATGTGAATGTAGATCATAAAAAAAGCTCTGAAAAAATTCAGAGCTCAAATTTATTTAATTTATATCAGATTAATATCTAAATCCTCTATTATTAATAAAGTTATCAAAGTTATAACCTAGACCTAGCATAAAGCTGTTTCCACCGTACTCCTGAATGTCAGACATTCCGAGGTTGTAAGTAGCACCCACCATAAATTTGTTGAATCTTACTTTTACAACTGGTGAAATACTCAACTGTTGGTTATCAAATCTGTTCTGAACACCTCTGTAGCTTACTCCGAAAGAGAATGCGTTGATGTCGTTTGAGAATGTAGCCATCAAGTTCAAATCCATCATTCTTGTAGAATTGGTATTCAAATTGATTAAAGCTGAAGGTGTAATGGCAATATTGTCTGCGATTTTCCAGTCGTATCCTAAGTTTAAGAAGAATTTGATTGGCGATGGCTCGTAATTGTTTACAATCGCTTCATCATTACTTAGAGCAATATCGTTTACAGATACACCACCGAATAATCCTTTGTATGTAGCTGCCATACCAAAGTTTGCATACGCAATAAAGATGTTACTCTCGTTTCCTTGCAATAATGGATCGAATCCGTCTTCCGTATTAATTTTAGAATAATCGAAATTCATATTATAAAAATTAACACTTGTACCAAAAGAAAACTGATCTTTTCTATCTCCTTCACTACTTAAAGGGATGAAATAAGAAGCTCCCGCTGTAATACCTCCCGCAGATATTGGACCGTTACTATCTCTGAAGACGGAAATACCCGCTCCCACTCTATCAAAAATATTAGCGTTGATCCCCACCGACTGAACGTTTGGCGACTCGCTAAATTTTGAAAATTGTTGTTGATAGTTTAGATTAAGCTGTACATAGTCCGTTTTACCATATTGTGCAGGGTTGAACAGGAATTCACCATCTAAAAGATATTGCTGATAGTATGGTAATGATTCTTGTGCTTTGTACGCATTAGACAAAAGAGCTAAACATACGATAGCATATAGTTTTCTCATAACAAATCTTGATTTCAATTCAACAAATATAAAAAAATTCTCAATATATTTTTAGTTTTCTAAATAATTTCTCCATTTTTTTACGGCATCCGTCATATCTTGGGGCATTGGGCTCTCAAAATACAATTCCTTTTTGGTAGTGGGATGTATAAATCCTAAAGTATGTGCATGAAGCGCATGTCTCGGTAAAATATCAAAAACATTTTTCACAAACTGCTTATACTTAGGGAGGTTAACTCCTCGAAGAGCGATATTTCCTTCATATCTTTCGTCATTAAATAACGTATGACCGATGTGTTTGAAATGCGCACGGATCTGATGAGTTCTGCCTGTTTCTAATTTGCACTCTACCCAAGTCATGTATTTAAATCTTTCTAAAACTTTATAATGCGTTACGGCATGCTTCCCAGCGCTTCCGTCTACATAAGTATACATCTGCATTCTATTCTTGGGATGCCTTCCTATATGACCTGTTATGGTGCCTTCATCTTCTTTTACGTTACCCCAGACAAATGCCCAATACAATCTTTTGGTTTTTCTCTCAAAAAACTGCTTTGCCAAAAAGCTTAATGCATATTCGTTTTTAGCGATAACTAAAAGTCCGGACGTGTCTTTATCAATTCTATGTACCAAACCTACTCTGTCTAAATCAGATTTTTCACCTTTTTTATCAAAATGGAAAGCCAAAGCATTCACCAAAGTCCCATCCCAATTTCCAAAACCAGGATGTACCACCATTCCGGGATCTTTATCTACCACCACCAAATCATCATCTTCATAGACAATATTGATTGGAATATCCTGAGGAATAATCACATTCAGTCTTGGTGGATGAGCAAGAAGTAATGAAATCTGATCGCCGGGCTTCACGCGGTAGTTTTGCTTTACAGGATTTCCGTTTACAACAACGTTTCCTGCTCTACAGGTTTGCGAAATTTTATTTCTTGAAGAATTCTGACGGAAGTTTAAAAGAAATTTATCAATCCTTAAAGGCTCTTGTTTTCCATCAACAGTGATATTCACATGTTCATACAAACCCTTATTTTCCTCATCAATATCAACATTGTTGGGATCTAATAATTCTTCGTCTAAAAATTCTTCGCTATCTTCTGTCATTCTATATCTTTTTACATAAAAGGCTTCAACATGTTAGAGTTGAAGCCTGAATTTTTTATAAATATATTTTTTACTGTATAGTTACCTTTGGTGGTTTAGGCTTATCTGCAACCTTTGTTGTCGTTTGCTTACTTGTATTGTCTGAACTAGCTTTAGGCTTCACTTCAGTAGTTTTCGTACTCACAGGTTTAGAAGTGGTGGTCGTAGCTGAAGTTTTCGGAGTTGTTGGTTTTGGTGTCACTACAGGCGGTGGCGATACATCATTCATAGGCGCATCTTCAAAATTCGGAACTTCCTCATATCTGATGGGTGCCAACGTGGTGTCTACCCTCATTCTGTACATAGAATTTAATTGTTCTATCCTGTCACGAAGTTCTGCCGGAGTTTTTTTACTTGCCCAAAGATCGATCTGCATACCCTGATCTCTCGCATCACCAGAGGCAGGATCTTGGTAGTAAACAATATCTGAATCGTCATTTCCACCATCTTCATATTCTACAATTCCTACATCGAAAAGATTTCTTGCGATATATGCTTTAGCATCTTTCACTGTTAAACCTACCAGATTAGGAATCGTAATATTTCTCATAGGTCCGGAACCTACCACAACATCAATAATAGAGAATCTTGGGATCTTGGTTCCCGGTTTTATAGCATTTCCTTTAAATAAAATTCTTAAAACAGCATCTTTTTGAATGCTTGGTTCAAAGATGGTATCGCCAACCTTCAGACCAACCTGATCCAATCGTTGAAATGCTAATCCTGAATATTTATTAAGAACATCCGGTACTGCAACTGGCGCCCAGCTTCTAGGATTTACTTTTAATGTAATAGCTCTCCCGTCTTTCACACGAGATCCAGGAGCAGGATATACCTGCAAAACCTGAAAAGGTCTGTATTTTGGATTATAGGTTGCACTATCTACT
This region includes:
- the mazG gene encoding nucleoside triphosphate pyrophosphohydrolase; the encoded protein is MNTRQEKLEAFGRLLDIMDDLREKCPWDQKQTLQTLRHLTLEETYELSDALLQEDLTEIKKELGDVLLHLVFYAKIGSEKESFDIADVINSLNEKLIFRHPHIYGDVEVKDEEEVKQNWEKLKLKEGNKSILGGVPKGLPSMVKAYRIQDKVKGIGFEFHDAEDAWKKVDEEIQEFHDETNLDKKELELGDVFFSLINYARISGLNPDSALERTNLKFISRFQKMEQLAAEADLKLSDMNLEEMDELWEQAKLLNYNQ
- a CDS encoding DUF5606 family protein is translated as MLLEKIISISGKPGLYKLVSQLKNGFIIEDVTTKKKVSIGNSSQVSLLDNIAMFTFDKEVPLFEVFENIAKNYEYKETISHKSTEDELREFMGASLPNYDTERVYFSDIKKLAQWYNILHKAGYITPESFVKAEPETLEGESTEGDITAEKAAPKKAAPKADKPATPKVKASSGAKAATKSTHRKMG
- the def gene encoding peptide deformylase, with the translated sequence MILPIRAFGDPVLRKVGKDIDKDYPGLQELIDNMFETMYSANGIGLAAPQIGLDIRMFIVDVTPLAEDEDYEDIAEELKDFKKVFINAQILEESGEEWKFNEGCLSIPDVREDVKRKSTIVIEYFDENFVKHTETFSDIRARVIQHEYDHIEGTLFTDHLSSLKKKLVKGKLVKISQGDVSINYKMRFPK
- the ruvX gene encoding Holliday junction resolvase RuvX, translating into MGQILAIDYGKARCGIAVTDDMRIIASGLPTVETKFLMEFLKKYFNENKVEDLVVGLPVDLRGNLSEVETDILKFLELFSKEFPDIEIHRLDERFTSKMASFFISQSGKSKKQRQEKGLIDKVSATIILQNFLELRTR
- a CDS encoding SixA phosphatase family protein; amino-acid sequence: MKNLILVRHAKSDWPEEMEDFDRPLADKGLQDAIKMSKFLKSKNILIDQFVSSPAVRALNTCKIFNQTYRLDLTTNDKLYNPSENNFNSVIYDLDDKVNSVALFSHNNGISNFANYITDHIFHFSTCGVAGFEVDCKSWSEFDGAKKKFLFYYEPNKI
- a CDS encoding serine hydrolase; this translates as MKQKLSLFFVLVSFITFAQVEEKKLDELIQNTLKTFDVPGMSVGVIKDGKIIYSKGFGVRSLTSKQPMDDTTLVGIASNSKAFTCTALAILADEGKLNWDDKVSKYIPEFQMNDAYVSQNVTIKDLVTHRAGLGLGQGDLMFFPEGGSLTVNDIVHNVRYLKPENPFRTTLDYNNVMFIVAGEVIHRVSGLTWAEFIEQKIMKPVGMNSSFGSYSRAKSIANKIDAHAPADGKVIAVPHDWNETANAAGGIMSNIKDMTTWAEFLLNGFTTKDGTKLVSDKQIQQLWNLQIASPVTMKNPYDTGFYGYGLGWFLSDIKGHKQVQHTGGLIGTVTQFTLIPDMKLGIIVLTNQQSGAAFNTITNTLKDSYLGISDRNWLKTYDERMSKANAEYEKQKKEAFTKSDAFKKDKNLQPKAEQFTGKYNDIWFGDVEITQQGNTYRISCKNSPRLKGELHPYSNNSFIVKWDDRSYDADAYIIFSYDEKGKAESAKMKAISDITDFSFDFDDLDLKRK
- a CDS encoding metallophosphoesterase family protein yields the protein MTKILLLSDSHSYIDDRILDYAKQADEIWHCGDFGNFEIIEQLEKIKPLKGVYGNIDGAKIRSEFPEVKRFFCENVEVLMIHIGGYPGKYTPLAQKEISEKTPKLFISGHSHILKAMFDQKNNLLHLNPGACGKQGWHKMRTMMRFVIDGAEIKDLEIIELGTKIKL
- a CDS encoding Smr/MutS family protein, whose amino-acid sequence is MKIGDKVSVVDEDLGGVITSVNGNIVVFKDEYGFTYQYPKEKLVPKNASIYENMKVVQKAEPRKVTSKKHDKNPLILDLHFHNLVKNPNDYDSFERLFMQKEKLVQTINFCRKNHLKRLEIVHGIGDGVLQKLVWDVLESQTGLDFYNKEILHHQSGAVMVEFH